Proteins from a genomic interval of Lusitaniella coriacea LEGE 07157:
- the gltB gene encoding glutamate synthase large subunit: MHNNQRLSSALEPQTPYLGQKWLVEERDACGVGFIATTNGCETHQLVEQALEALTCMEHRGGCSADRDSGDGSGVMTGIPHPLFQSWFAERNLSVPPPGKLGVGMVFLPQDPQAAAEGRASIEKIVREADLTLLGWRVVPVRPEVLGTQARENQPIIEQILVTSDKLSDSALDRALYITRARIGQHSPNDLYICSFSCRTLVYKGMVRSAILGEFYLDLKNDTYQSPFAVYHRRFSTNTMPKWPLAQPMRVLGHNGEINTLLGNINWMMARENNLNIPDWTPEELESLKPLVNMNGSDSANLDYAMELLVRTGYSPLEAAMILVPEAYKNQPDLEDYPEISDFYEYYSGLQEPWDGPALLVFSDGKTVCATLDRNGLRPARYCITRDGYVIVASEAGVVPIDETQIVEKGRLGPGQLIAVDLESREILKNWDIKQRIAQQKPYGQWVRQFRNTIHPQEFAPTPQLEAPDLLRQQTAFGYTAEDVDMIVVPMASQGKEPTFCMGDDIPLAVLSDKPRLLYDYFKQRFAQVTNPPIDPLRESLVMSLNMQLGERGNLLDPQPEAARLLKVETPVLNEAELAGIKTSGFEVAELSTRYEIATGPQGLETALERLCRDAAEAVRQGQTILILSDRATEPINEANSYIPPLLAVGAVHHHLIRAGLRLKASLVVDTAQCWSTHHFACLVGYGASAVCPYLALETVRAWWSEEKTQKFMERGKIAKISLETAQNNYRKAIEAGLLKILSKMGISLLSSYHGAQIFEALGLGAALVEKCFAGTTSRIGGLTIAELAQESIAFHSRAFPTLEGKKLENFGFINYKPGGEYHMNSPEMAKALHKAVAGKEYDHYEVYQQYLTGRKVTALRDLLDFKGDRAAIPTENVEPVEEIVKQFCTGAMSLGSLSREAHETLAVAMNRMGGKSNSGEGGEDPVRFKILNDVDESGHSPTLPHLSGLRNGDTASSATKQVASGRFGVTPEYLMSGKQLEIKIAQGAKPGEGGQLPGRKVSSYIAMLRRSKPGVDLISPPPHHDIYSIEDLAQLIFDLHQINPKAKVSVKLVAEIGIGTVAAGVAKANADVIQISGHDGGTGASPLSSIKHAGSPWELGLTEVHRVLLENQLRDRVLLRADGGFKTGHDVIMAALMGAEEYGFGSVSMIAEGCIMARICHTNNCPVGVATQQEKLRKRFSGIPEHVVNFFYFVAEEVRQLLAKLGYSKLSDIIGRVDLLKVREGVELAKTQGIDLNCLLNLPVSEDRDWLEHETVHSNGHVLDDELLSDPAIARAIENQGSATKDVEIINTDRTVGARIAGAIAQRYGDDGFEGEIILNFQGAAGQGFGAFNLPGMMLHLEGEANDYVGKGMHGGEIIIKPPANSNYDPAQNVIIGNTCLYGSTGGALYANGRAGERFAVRNSKGIAVVEGVGDHCCEYMTGGVIVVLGTAGRNVGAGMTGGLAYFLDEEGNFPAKVNRAIVKLQRVSTPAGEKQLKDAIAAHVQRTGSPKAQRILANWEAMLPLFWQVIPPSEANNPEVTAVTEQEKALSSVQ, translated from the coding sequence ATGCACAATAATCAACGTCTGTCATCTGCCCTCGAACCCCAAACTCCCTACCTCGGTCAAAAGTGGTTGGTCGAAGAAAGAGATGCTTGTGGGGTTGGTTTCATCGCCACGACAAACGGTTGCGAAACTCATCAACTCGTCGAACAAGCGTTGGAGGCATTAACGTGCATGGAACATCGAGGCGGGTGTAGTGCAGATCGCGACTCCGGAGACGGATCGGGAGTCATGACAGGAATTCCCCACCCATTATTCCAGTCCTGGTTTGCCGAGCGCAACTTATCGGTTCCTCCCCCCGGAAAACTCGGCGTAGGCATGGTCTTCCTTCCCCAAGATCCCCAAGCGGCTGCCGAGGGACGTGCATCTATCGAAAAAATTGTCCGAGAAGCAGACTTAACACTATTAGGCTGGCGTGTCGTTCCCGTGCGCCCAGAAGTTTTAGGCACTCAAGCCAGGGAAAATCAGCCTATAATCGAGCAAATTCTCGTTACTTCCGATAAATTGAGCGATTCCGCCCTCGATCGCGCCCTCTACATCACCCGCGCGCGAATCGGACAGCATTCCCCCAACGATCTCTACATCTGCTCCTTCTCCTGTCGCACCCTCGTGTACAAAGGCATGGTGCGTTCGGCAATTTTGGGAGAATTTTACCTCGACTTAAAAAACGATACTTATCAAAGTCCCTTTGCCGTTTATCATCGGCGATTCAGCACCAACACCATGCCCAAATGGCCCCTTGCCCAGCCCATGCGCGTCCTGGGACATAACGGCGAAATCAACACCCTCCTGGGCAATATCAACTGGATGATGGCACGGGAAAACAACCTCAACATTCCCGACTGGACACCCGAAGAACTCGAAAGCCTCAAACCCTTAGTCAATATGAATGGCAGCGATAGCGCCAACCTCGACTATGCAATGGAATTATTAGTCCGCACGGGTTACAGCCCCCTCGAAGCAGCGATGATCCTCGTGCCGGAAGCCTATAAAAATCAGCCCGATTTAGAAGACTATCCAGAAATCAGCGACTTTTACGAATACTATAGCGGGTTGCAAGAACCCTGGGATGGTCCAGCACTCCTGGTTTTTAGCGACGGAAAAACCGTTTGTGCAACCCTCGACCGCAATGGCTTGCGTCCCGCCCGCTACTGCATTACTCGCGACGGTTACGTGATTGTGGCATCTGAAGCGGGAGTTGTTCCCATCGATGAAACCCAAATTGTAGAAAAAGGCAGACTGGGCCCCGGACAACTGATTGCTGTGGATTTGGAAAGCCGAGAAATTCTGAAAAATTGGGACATCAAACAGCGCATTGCCCAACAAAAACCCTACGGTCAGTGGGTGCGACAATTCCGCAATACCATTCACCCCCAGGAATTTGCCCCAACGCCCCAATTAGAAGCCCCCGACCTCCTGCGCCAACAAACGGCATTTGGCTACACCGCAGAAGATGTGGATATGATCGTCGTGCCAATGGCTTCTCAGGGCAAAGAACCCACCTTCTGTATGGGCGATGACATTCCCCTCGCTGTCCTCTCCGACAAGCCTCGCCTGCTCTACGACTACTTCAAACAGCGCTTTGCACAGGTCACAAACCCCCCCATCGATCCCTTACGGGAGAGTTTGGTGATGTCTTTGAATATGCAATTGGGGGAACGGGGCAATTTGCTCGACCCTCAACCAGAAGCCGCGCGATTATTGAAGGTGGAAACCCCCGTTCTCAACGAGGCGGAATTGGCAGGGATTAAAACATCGGGATTTGAGGTTGCCGAACTCTCCACCCGCTATGAAATCGCCACGGGACCCCAGGGGTTAGAAACCGCGTTAGAGCGCCTCTGTCGCGATGCAGCAGAGGCAGTACGCCAAGGTCAAACCATTTTAATCTTGAGCGATCGCGCCACAGAACCCATTAACGAAGCCAACAGCTACATTCCCCCCCTCCTGGCAGTGGGAGCCGTCCATCACCACCTGATCCGCGCGGGACTTCGCCTCAAAGCCTCTTTAGTGGTGGATACTGCCCAGTGTTGGAGTACCCATCATTTCGCCTGTTTAGTGGGCTATGGCGCTTCGGCAGTTTGCCCTTACCTGGCGCTGGAAACCGTGCGCGCTTGGTGGTCTGAGGAGAAGACGCAAAAATTCATGGAACGGGGAAAAATTGCCAAAATCTCCCTAGAAACCGCCCAAAACAACTATCGTAAAGCCATTGAAGCGGGATTGTTAAAAATTCTCTCGAAAATGGGAATTTCTCTGCTCTCCTCCTATCACGGCGCGCAAATTTTTGAAGCTTTGGGTTTGGGTGCTGCGTTGGTGGAAAAATGTTTTGCTGGAACCACCTCCCGCATCGGCGGCTTAACGATCGCGGAATTGGCACAAGAATCAATCGCCTTCCACAGTCGCGCCTTCCCCACCCTCGAAGGCAAAAAGCTCGAAAACTTCGGTTTCATCAACTACAAACCGGGGGGCGAATATCACATGAACTCTCCAGAAATGGCAAAAGCGCTGCACAAAGCGGTTGCAGGGAAAGAATACGACCATTACGAGGTTTATCAGCAATACCTCACGGGGCGCAAAGTTACGGCACTGCGGGATTTGCTCGATTTTAAGGGCGATCGCGCGGCAATCCCTACTGAAAATGTCGAACCTGTCGAAGAGATCGTCAAGCAATTCTGTACCGGGGCAATGTCCCTCGGTTCCCTCTCGCGGGAAGCCCACGAAACTCTCGCGGTGGCAATGAATCGCATGGGCGGAAAATCCAATTCCGGGGAAGGGGGAGAAGACCCCGTGCGCTTCAAAATTCTCAACGATGTTGACGAGAGCGGACATTCCCCCACACTGCCTCACCTGAGCGGCTTGCGCAACGGCGACACGGCGAGTTCTGCAACCAAACAAGTGGCATCGGGACGCTTTGGGGTTACGCCGGAGTATTTGATGAGCGGCAAACAATTGGAAATTAAGATCGCTCAAGGGGCAAAACCCGGAGAAGGGGGACAACTTCCGGGACGGAAAGTCAGCTCTTACATCGCAATGTTGCGCCGCTCGAAGCCTGGAGTGGACTTGATTTCGCCCCCGCCCCACCACGATATTTATTCCATTGAAGACCTGGCACAACTGATTTTTGACCTGCATCAAATCAATCCGAAAGCGAAGGTGTCTGTGAAATTGGTCGCCGAGATTGGGATTGGGACTGTTGCGGCAGGAGTTGCCAAGGCAAATGCCGACGTGATTCAAATTTCCGGTCACGATGGGGGAACGGGCGCATCGCCCCTCAGTTCGATCAAACACGCGGGATCGCCCTGGGAATTGGGTTTGACGGAAGTCCATCGCGTTTTGTTGGAAAATCAATTGCGCGATCGCGTGCTGCTTCGTGCCGATGGCGGCTTCAAAACCGGACATGACGTAATTATGGCGGCATTGATGGGCGCGGAAGAGTACGGGTTCGGTTCCGTTTCCATGATCGCCGAAGGGTGCATTATGGCGCGCATTTGCCACACGAACAATTGTCCCGTGGGGGTTGCCACGCAACAGGAAAAATTGCGCAAGCGCTTTTCTGGAATTCCGGAACACGTGGTTAATTTCTTCTATTTTGTTGCCGAAGAAGTGCGCCAACTTCTCGCAAAATTGGGCTATTCCAAGCTTTCAGACATTATCGGGCGTGTCGATCTCCTCAAGGTTCGTGAAGGTGTAGAACTGGCGAAAACTCAAGGGATTGACCTTAATTGCTTGCTGAATTTGCCCGTATCCGAAGATCGCGACTGGCTCGAACACGAAACCGTTCACAGTAACGGTCATGTCTTGGATGACGAATTACTCAGCGATCCCGCGATCGCGCGAGCGATTGAAAATCAAGGTTCTGCCACCAAAGATGTAGAGATTATCAATACCGATCGTACCGTGGGAGCGCGAATTGCCGGCGCGATCGCGCAACGCTATGGCGACGACGGATTTGAAGGGGAAATTATTCTCAACTTCCAAGGAGCTGCGGGTCAAGGCTTTGGCGCGTTTAACCTTCCCGGCATGATGCTTCACCTCGAAGGCGAGGCAAACGACTATGTGGGGAAAGGAATGCACGGGGGCGAAATTATCATTAAACCTCCCGCAAATTCCAACTACGATCCGGCGCAAAACGTCATCATCGGTAATACCTGCCTCTACGGTTCAACCGGAGGCGCGCTTTACGCCAACGGACGTGCGGGGGAACGCTTCGCCGTGCGCAACTCTAAAGGAATCGCCGTTGTGGAAGGCGTGGGCGATCATTGCTGCGAATACATGACCGGGGGCGTTATCGTCGTCCTGGGAACCGCAGGACGCAATGTGGGTGCGGGAATGACCGGAGGACTCGCCTACTTCCTCGACGAAGAAGGCAACTTCCCTGCAAAAGTCAATCGCGCGATCGTCAAACTTCAGCGCGTCAGTACGCCTGCGGGAGAAAAACAACTCAAGGACGCGATCGCGGCTCACGTTCAACGCACCGGAAGCCCCAAAGCCCAACGGATTTTGGCAAATTGGGAAGCAATGCTCCCCCTCTTCTGGCAAGTCATCCCGCCTTCAGAAGCCAATAATCCCGAAGTGACAGCCGTTACCGAACAGGAGAAAGCCCTCTCTTCAGTTCAGTAG
- a CDS encoding phosphodiester glycosidase family protein, protein MSNQIRRFAFFSSSSGKNLRLPLILFLCVVFLCLTQFNRKNSQLAPQTLEVRNSSPYPPATSVTKRVEVPPRHPVASLSPPPKVLPLLVEVRSEQSLPTLEDDLTPLQSASQSASIVPNKPLKKAKKSKVIKSPELLPIRTQAVPSKTPVVVTKERKKQDSAPSNRAAESFIERNEQWTRGVRLRQQWLSLGRDRFPVVALEIDPRAGVALRPIWSNPNGMQGTDPLVRLAPRWQAPAAINGGFFNRNNKLPLGALKRDGRWFSGPILYRGAIAWDDRGNFKISRLYLQETLTTTTGQRIPILYLNSGYVQAGVSRYTPEWGRTYTPLTDYETLVLVQNNRVTAQYPGGENDTRTYPIPPDGYLLTIRAKSVSASALAIDTPVQIESKTIPEDLGNYPQIIGAGPVLMQNRQIVLNALDEKFSAAFNRQAAPRSAIAKTNRGTLLAVTIHNRFSQTPDGLKEGKGPTLNELAQLMQRLGAVDALNLDGGSSTSLYLGGKLIDRDPQTAARVHNGIGIYPSGK, encoded by the coding sequence ATGAGCAATCAAATTCGCCGTTTCGCCTTTTTTTCCTCAAGTTCAGGGAAAAATCTCAGACTGCCGTTGATTTTATTCCTGTGCGTTGTTTTTCTTTGTCTTACTCAGTTTAACCGAAAGAATTCACAACTTGCCCCTCAAACCCTAGAGGTGCGGAATTCTTCACCTTATCCCCCCGCCACCTCGGTCACTAAGCGTGTCGAAGTGCCACCCCGCCACCCCGTTGCCTCCTTGTCCCCTCCCCCAAAAGTTCTGCCGCTTTTGGTAGAGGTGAGATCGGAGCAATCTTTACCGACTCTAGAAGACGATCTCACTCCTTTACAAAGCGCGTCCCAATCTGCCTCCATTGTTCCGAATAAACCCTTAAAAAAAGCAAAAAAGTCCAAGGTCATAAAATCTCCCGAACTTTTACCCATTCGCACTCAAGCGGTTCCCTCAAAAACCCCTGTCGTTGTTACGAAAGAACGGAAAAAACAGGACTCCGCACCGAGCAATCGAGCCGCAGAAAGTTTTATCGAGCGTAACGAGCAGTGGACGAGGGGAGTGCGCTTGCGCCAGCAGTGGTTGAGTTTGGGGCGCGATCGCTTTCCCGTGGTTGCGTTGGAGATCGATCCTCGCGCGGGGGTTGCGCTGCGACCGATTTGGAGCAATCCCAATGGGATGCAGGGAACCGATCCCCTCGTGCGCCTCGCTCCGCGCTGGCAAGCCCCAGCAGCGATTAATGGGGGATTTTTCAACCGCAACAACAAATTGCCTTTGGGGGCGCTCAAACGGGACGGACGCTGGTTTTCGGGGCCCATTCTTTACCGGGGCGCGATCGCGTGGGACGATCGCGGAAACTTTAAAATCAGCCGCCTCTATCTCCAAGAAACCCTCACCACCACAACGGGTCAGCGCATTCCCATCCTTTATCTCAATAGCGGTTATGTGCAGGCGGGAGTCTCTCGCTACACCCCCGAATGGGGCAGAACCTATACCCCCCTTACGGATTACGAAACCCTCGTTTTGGTGCAAAACAATCGCGTCACCGCTCAATATCCCGGTGGCGAAAACGACACCCGGACTTACCCCATTCCCCCAGATGGCTATCTCCTGACGATTCGCGCTAAAAGTGTCTCTGCGAGCGCCTTAGCCATTGATACCCCTGTTCAAATTGAGAGCAAAACAATCCCGGAAGATTTAGGCAATTATCCCCAAATTATCGGCGCGGGGCCCGTTTTAATGCAAAATCGGCAAATTGTCCTCAATGCCCTCGACGAGAAATTTAGCGCCGCCTTTAATCGCCAAGCGGCACCTCGCAGCGCGATCGCGAAAACCAATCGCGGAACCCTTCTCGCCGTCACCATCCACAATCGCTTTAGCCAAACCCCCGACGGACTCAAAGAGGGGAAAGGACCCACCCTCAACGAACTCGCACAACTGATGCAACGCTTGGGTGCAGTCGATGCCCTCAATCTCGATGGGGGAAGTTCCACCTCTCTCTATCTCGGCGGAAAACTGATCGATCGCGATCCCCAAACCGCCGCTCGCGTTCACAATGGAATTGGGATTTATCCTTCTGGAAAGTAG
- a CDS encoding TolB family protein — protein MQQTFSYLSLLLLSTLTLASGCGTLAQDPQIPTGGLNSNAPDEDPAYSSDGRYLSFASNRNGHRDIFLYDFQQRRLVPLPNLNRRDSSQDQPSLSADGRYIAYVSTERGKTDILVYDREIQRARLLTANIRGSVRNPTITGDGQSIAFQTTQMGQWNIAIVKRNINDSP, from the coding sequence GTGCAGCAAACATTTAGCTATTTAAGCTTACTTCTCCTCTCAACCCTGACCCTGGCAAGTGGCTGCGGCACACTCGCGCAAGACCCCCAAATTCCCACAGGTGGACTCAATAGCAATGCGCCCGATGAAGACCCCGCTTACAGCAGTGACGGGCGCTATCTTTCCTTTGCGTCCAATCGCAACGGACACCGCGATATTTTTCTCTACGACTTTCAACAACGTCGCCTCGTCCCCTTACCCAACCTCAATCGCCGCGATTCCTCCCAAGACCAACCCTCACTCAGTGCGGACGGACGCTACATTGCCTACGTCTCCACCGAACGAGGCAAAACCGATATCCTGGTTTACGATCGCGAAATTCAACGCGCTCGACTCCTTACGGCAAATATTCGCGGTTCGGTACGGAATCCAACCATCACCGGAGACGGTCAATCGATCGCGTTTCAGACCACACAAATGGGTCAATGGAACATTGCCATCGTAAAACGCAACATTAATGATAGCCCCTAA
- a CDS encoding trypsin-like peptidase domain-containing protein: MEQTFLHGSKSIIFAVIAALSANGMNAVLAFDLLNVTRPFQSQQAIAQNLDEQTNIRVYEIASPAVVSIDTADGNGSGSIITSDGLILTNAHVVAGHRTVTVVLADKRRFQADVIGFGDRGLDLAALQIRNGRNLPTLRLAPSGAVRVGQRAFAIGNPFGRFQGTFTTGIVSRIDSEKGVIQTDAAINPGNSGGPLLNSQGELIGVNTAIFTQGGNPGNIGIGFAIALDRVQPFLTAARQGRAASTSQLRQSPLNTEQPPQPLALNGAIVRGALTREDNVLRTDNSFFDIYSFEGRRGHRVDLQMNSQEVDSYLILVDPNGEQIAQDDDSGGGNNARIVATLPRDGTYLAIANTYESGQSGRYTLQARLGGTESRRRSSQGNTRDRDFLLRQTGILGPGAPRLRADGSLYREYVFQGRAGQSVTITLESPDFDTYLILLDSYSRKLAENDDLSSTNNNSQLQFTLPQTGVYRIIVNAYDRGGRGRYLLTIR; this comes from the coding sequence ATGGAGCAGACTTTTCTGCACGGATCGAAATCGATTATTTTTGCAGTTATTGCGGCACTCAGCGCCAATGGCATGAATGCAGTCTTAGCCTTCGATCTCCTCAATGTGACTCGCCCCTTTCAGTCTCAGCAAGCCATTGCCCAAAACCTCGACGAACAAACGAACATTCGCGTTTACGAAATTGCCAGTCCTGCGGTGGTTTCCATCGATACGGCGGATGGGAATGGTAGCGGTAGTATTATTACCTCAGACGGTTTGATTCTCACCAATGCCCATGTTGTCGCGGGTCACCGGACGGTTACGGTGGTGTTGGCGGATAAGCGGCGTTTTCAGGCGGATGTGATTGGATTTGGCGATCGCGGACTGGATTTAGCTGCCCTCCAAATCCGTAATGGGCGTAACTTGCCAACCCTTCGCCTTGCCCCATCAGGAGCGGTACGAGTGGGTCAGCGCGCCTTCGCCATTGGCAATCCTTTTGGTCGCTTCCAAGGGACGTTTACCACCGGAATCGTCAGCCGAATCGATTCGGAAAAAGGGGTGATTCAAACCGACGCAGCGATTAACCCCGGCAATTCTGGCGGTCCCTTGCTCAATTCTCAAGGAGAGTTGATTGGGGTCAATACGGCAATTTTTACCCAAGGCGGGAATCCAGGAAACATTGGGATTGGTTTCGCGATCGCGCTCGATCGCGTTCAACCCTTTCTGACCGCCGCACGACAAGGGCGCGCTGCAAGCACCAGTCAACTGCGACAATCCCCCCTCAATACCGAACAACCGCCCCAACCTTTAGCCTTAAACGGCGCGATCGTTCGAGGCGCGCTGACCAGGGAAGACAACGTTTTAAGGACGGATAATAGCTTTTTTGATATTTATAGCTTTGAGGGAAGACGGGGACACCGCGTTGACCTGCAAATGAATAGTCAAGAAGTGGATTCGTACTTAATTCTGGTCGATCCCAACGGCGAACAAATTGCCCAGGACGACGATAGCGGCGGCGGAAACAACGCCCGAATTGTGGCAACGCTCCCCAGGGATGGGACTTATTTAGCCATTGCGAATACCTACGAAAGCGGTCAATCGGGGCGCTATACCCTACAAGCTCGCTTGGGGGGAACCGAATCGCGGCGGCGATCTTCTCAAGGGAATACGCGCGATCGCGATTTTCTGCTTCGACAAACTGGAATATTGGGCCCTGGCGCACCCCGATTGCGGGCGGATGGCTCCCTATACCGAGAGTACGTCTTTCAGGGTCGAGCGGGTCAGTCAGTCACGATTACCCTCGAAAGTCCGGATTTTGATACCTATTTGATTCTCCTCGATTCCTATAGCCGCAAACTCGCAGAAAATGACGACCTCAGTTCCACCAACAACAATTCGCAACTGCAATTCACGCTTCCCCAAACCGGAGTCTATCGCATCATCGTCAATGCCTACGATCGCGGCGGACGAGGACGGTATTTATTAACGATTCGTTGA
- a CDS encoding lysophospholipid acyltransferase family protein has protein sequence MTDKPQRACPPLNFIPQRFNPLVLDLTARSLPILLRFRLRRWLPVGIARIETENVEGLVELYRQFQAGKIRFAIAFRHSEVDDPLCMCHLLSRAVPKVARQKGVDLKYPIHSHFIYERGMLLWAGNWLGWYFSRLGGTPIHRGKKLDWLGVRAARDVFANGQLPLAVAPEGATNGHSEIVSPLEPGVAQLGFWCVEDLEKRDRAEEVYIVPIGIRYRYVNPPWKKLDKLFSQLEADCGLPVQRLEKGESSDYAKALYPRLLRLGEHLLSQMEQFYTRVYHISFSTVDSADPNKAIIQRLQTLLDVALSVAERYFNIKGKGSAIDRARRLEEASWHRIYREDIPDLNALSPLERGLADWEAEEADLRMRHMRLAESFVAVTERYVLEKPTAERFAETALILFDFVSRIKGRKPPRRPRLGWRWAQMTVGEPISVRDRAPTYQTSRRQARQAVADLTQDLQVALEELIN, from the coding sequence TTGACCGATAAACCCCAACGCGCTTGCCCTCCCCTCAATTTTATTCCTCAACGGTTTAATCCTTTGGTTCTCGATTTGACCGCGCGATCGTTGCCCATTTTACTGCGATTTCGCTTGCGGCGTTGGTTACCTGTGGGAATTGCGCGGATTGAAACCGAAAATGTCGAGGGGTTGGTGGAACTTTATCGTCAATTTCAGGCGGGAAAAATTCGGTTCGCGATCGCGTTTCGCCATTCTGAGGTGGACGATCCCCTCTGTATGTGCCACCTACTCTCTCGTGCGGTTCCCAAGGTTGCTCGCCAAAAAGGTGTTGACCTAAAATATCCCATTCACAGCCATTTTATCTACGAACGGGGAATGCTGTTGTGGGCGGGGAATTGGTTGGGATGGTACTTTTCTCGCCTTGGGGGTACGCCGATTCATCGCGGTAAAAAGCTTGACTGGTTGGGGGTTCGCGCCGCGCGAGATGTTTTTGCCAACGGTCAATTGCCCCTCGCCGTTGCACCAGAAGGAGCAACAAACGGTCATAGCGAGATTGTCAGTCCCCTCGAACCGGGAGTCGCACAGTTAGGGTTTTGGTGCGTGGAAGACTTGGAAAAGCGCGATCGCGCGGAGGAAGTTTATATTGTTCCCATTGGCATTCGCTATCGCTATGTCAATCCCCCTTGGAAAAAATTAGACAAGTTATTCTCTCAACTCGAAGCCGATTGCGGCTTACCCGTGCAGCGCCTCGAAAAAGGTGAAAGCAGCGACTATGCAAAAGCGTTGTATCCTCGCCTCCTGCGCCTGGGAGAACATCTCCTTTCTCAAATGGAACAGTTTTACACCCGCGTTTACCATATCTCTTTTTCAACGGTAGACAGTGCCGACCCCAACAAAGCAATTATCCAGCGATTGCAAACCCTTTTAGATGTTGCCTTAAGCGTTGCAGAACGCTATTTCAATATAAAAGGCAAAGGAAGCGCGATCGATCGCGCGCGCCGTCTAGAAGAAGCCAGTTGGCACCGCATCTATCGCGAAGATATCCCCGATTTAAATGCCTTATCTCCCTTAGAACGGGGTTTAGCGGACTGGGAAGCAGAAGAAGCCGATTTGCGAATGCGACATATGCGCCTCGCGGAAAGTTTTGTCGCCGTCACCGAACGTTATGTATTGGAAAAACCCACCGCCGAACGCTTTGCTGAAACCGCATTAATTCTGTTTGACTTCGTTTCTCGTATTAAAGGGAGGAAACCACCGCGCCGTCCGCGTTTGGGGTGGCGTTGGGCGCAAATGACCGTCGGGGAACCGATTTCTGTGCGCGATCGCGCCCCTACCTATCAAACCAGTCGTCGCCAAGCGAGACAAGCGGTTGCAGACCTCACCCAGGATCTTCAAGTTGCTTTAGAGGAACTAATTAATTAG
- a CDS encoding chorismate lyase: MEPTNSLTLNTTWHAIDPIWEGGEATVQAGLPHTQLAPAWQILLLGDGSPTRHLKLLTGEKTEVDVIDMSLIGMADDGAPQRIQAVPAPRLRRQVWLRTASGQRLAYAVSWWDASRVDEYLQNRSLPIWDNLASLHSELYRDIQGIHYGHCPALEEAFKEQGPFWGRHYLFWHSGQPLTLIYEVFSPYLCKYLGKT, encoded by the coding sequence TTGGAACCCACCAACAGCCTGACCCTGAACACAACTTGGCACGCGATCGATCCCATTTGGGAAGGCGGTGAAGCGACCGTACAGGCAGGACTTCCCCACACTCAACTTGCCCCCGCTTGGCAGATATTATTATTGGGAGACGGTTCTCCCACTCGTCACCTCAAACTCCTCACAGGCGAAAAGACAGAAGTTGATGTCATCGATATGTCCCTGATTGGCATGGCAGATGACGGCGCGCCGCAACGAATTCAAGCAGTTCCCGCACCTCGGTTAAGGCGACAAGTTTGGTTGCGTACCGCTTCGGGTCAAAGACTGGCATACGCCGTCTCCTGGTGGGATGCGTCCCGCGTGGACGAATACTTACAGAATCGATCCTTACCCATTTGGGATAACCTCGCGAGTTTGCACTCGGAATTATACCGGGATATTCAAGGCATTCATTACGGTCATTGTCCTGCCTTAGAAGAAGCCTTCAAAGAGCAAGGACCCTTCTGGGGTCGCCATTACTTGTTTTGGCATAGCGGACAGCCGCTAACCCTCATTTACGAAGTTTTTTCGCCTTATTTGTGTAAATATTTGGGGAAAACGTAA